Proteins co-encoded in one Zymomonas mobilis subsp. mobilis ATCC 10988 genomic window:
- a CDS encoding cob(I)yrinic acid a,c-diamide adenosyltransferase, producing MVFLNRIYTRGGDDGKTGIIGDIRLSKSHALIDAIGEIDETNAAIGVALAKITDPFCQDRLGLIQNDLFDLGADLATPFENKISSSLRITASQVERLELEIDRMNQDLPALKSFILPQGQGGIAELHLARAIARRAERALIRLNDSDITINAGIRCYVNRLSDYLFVMARWLGQKLEQEQLWEPRKGNS from the coding sequence ATGGTCTTTCTGAATCGCATTTATACTCGCGGCGGGGATGATGGTAAAACTGGTATAATCGGTGATATCCGTCTTTCTAAAAGCCATGCTCTCATAGACGCCATTGGTGAAATTGATGAAACCAATGCCGCGATCGGTGTCGCTTTAGCAAAAATAACTGATCCTTTTTGTCAGGACAGATTAGGCCTTATTCAAAATGATCTTTTCGATCTTGGTGCAGATTTAGCGACGCCTTTTGAAAATAAGATTTCCTCTTCTCTCCGGATCACAGCTTCTCAAGTTGAAAGGTTAGAACTGGAAATAGACAGGATGAACCAAGATTTACCGGCTCTCAAAAGTTTTATTTTGCCGCAAGGGCAGGGGGGAATTGCTGAACTTCATCTTGCGCGTGCTATTGCTAGACGGGCTGAAAGAGCGCTTATCAGACTGAATGACAGTGACATTACGATCAACGCTGGGATCCGTTGCTATGTAAACCGCTTGTCTGACTATCTTTTTGTGATGGCTCGATGGTTAGGGCAAAAACTAGAGCAAGAACAGCTTTGGGAACCCCGAAAAGGCAATAGCTAA
- the ppa gene encoding inorganic diphosphatase: MDINLIPTGDNAPETLNVIIEVPQGGEPVKYEFDKKSGALFVDRLLHTPMRYPANYGFVPHTLSDDGDPLDALVLAPTPFVPGSVVSVRPIAVLRMKDEKGEDEKLLTVPVDDIIPLYSSVKEASDLPAIITDQIGHFFEHYKDLESKKWVKIEGWGSSADARKIIVEAIERAQKSA; encoded by the coding sequence ATGGATATCAATCTTATTCCCACAGGCGATAATGCGCCCGAAACGCTGAATGTTATCATCGAAGTACCGCAGGGCGGCGAACCGGTGAAATACGAATTTGACAAAAAATCCGGTGCCTTGTTTGTTGACCGTTTATTGCATACGCCTATGCGTTATCCGGCCAATTACGGCTTTGTTCCGCATACTTTGTCAGATGATGGCGATCCTCTGGATGCTTTGGTTCTTGCCCCGACGCCTTTCGTTCCGGGTAGTGTTGTCAGCGTCCGTCCTATCGCTGTTTTGCGGATGAAGGATGAAAAAGGCGAAGATGAAAAATTGTTGACGGTTCCTGTTGACGACATCATCCCGCTTTATTCTTCTGTCAAAGAAGCCAGCGATTTACCTGCGATTATCACCGATCAGATCGGTCATTTCTTCGAACATTATAAAGACCTTGAATCTAAAAAATGGGTCAAGATCGAAGGTTGGGGCAGTTCTGCCGATGCTCGTAAAATCATCGTCGAAGCGATCGAACGCGCTCAGAAATCAGCCTGA
- the hisS gene encoding histidine--tRNA ligase: MKIKTPQPIRGTQDIFGEDSLRFNHVVNKFDEIRKLYGFKRAEIPVFESTAVFARSLGETTDVVSKEMYSFPDRSGEQLTLRPEFTAGLTRAYLTSGWQQYSPCKIATHGPVFRYERPQKGRYRQFHQIDAEVIGAAEPEADVELLSLADQLLESLGIKQHVTLHLNTLGDSASREAWRAALIEYFQGHFDSLSQESQERLTRNPLRILDSKDPNDKIIAEKAPIIDDYLTEEAASFFKAVTTGLDAAGVAWTRDPRLVRGLDYYRHTAFEFITDQLGAQGTVLAGGRYDGLSEALGGNLTPAIGWAAGIERLAMLIDEPKEDTMNVAVIPLGEEAKNPAISILSKLRHAGISADMSWRGNMKRRMQKANGWGVRYAVILGEEELARNEATVRSMVTGEQQAIALDQIVDRILSELRNK; encoded by the coding sequence ATGAAAATTAAAACGCCCCAGCCGATTCGTGGCACACAGGATATTTTTGGTGAAGATTCACTTCGCTTTAACCATGTCGTCAACAAATTTGATGAGATAAGAAAGCTATACGGTTTTAAACGGGCAGAAATTCCGGTTTTCGAATCAACTGCCGTCTTTGCGCGTTCTTTGGGTGAAACAACGGATGTTGTTTCCAAAGAAATGTACAGCTTTCCTGATCGTTCTGGTGAGCAATTGACGCTTCGGCCCGAATTTACTGCCGGATTGACCCGTGCTTATCTCACAAGTGGGTGGCAGCAATATTCACCCTGCAAAATTGCAACCCATGGCCCCGTCTTCCGTTATGAACGTCCCCAAAAAGGACGTTATCGCCAGTTCCATCAGATAGATGCCGAAGTCATCGGGGCTGCAGAACCAGAAGCGGATGTTGAATTACTTTCTCTTGCCGATCAATTGCTGGAATCGCTTGGGATTAAGCAACACGTGACCCTTCACTTGAATACTTTAGGGGATAGTGCCAGCCGTGAGGCTTGGCGTGCTGCCTTGATCGAGTATTTTCAAGGGCATTTTGACAGTCTGTCGCAGGAAAGTCAGGAACGTTTAACGCGCAATCCTTTGCGGATTTTGGATTCTAAAGACCCCAATGATAAAATTATTGCCGAAAAAGCGCCGATCATTGATGACTATCTGACAGAAGAAGCCGCTTCTTTTTTCAAGGCGGTAACAACCGGACTCGATGCTGCTGGTGTGGCATGGACGCGCGATCCTAGATTGGTGCGCGGTCTGGATTATTATCGTCATACGGCTTTTGAATTTATTACTGACCAGTTGGGTGCGCAAGGCACGGTCCTGGCTGGTGGGCGTTACGATGGTCTTTCTGAAGCTTTAGGCGGGAATCTGACACCAGCTATTGGATGGGCAGCCGGTATTGAACGTCTAGCCATGTTAATCGATGAACCTAAAGAGGATACCATGAATGTGGCGGTTATTCCTCTAGGTGAAGAGGCCAAGAATCCAGCGATTTCTATTCTTTCTAAGTTAAGACATGCCGGTATTTCTGCCGATATGTCATGGCGTGGAAATATGAAACGGCGGATGCAAAAGGCCAATGGTTGGGGTGTCCGTTATGCCGTCATTTTGGGCGAAGAAGAATTAGCCCGAAACGAAGCAACCGTTAGAAGTATGGTGACAGGTGAGCAGCAGGCTATTGCGCTTGATCAGATTGTTGACCGGATTTTATCAGAATTGAGGAATAAATGA
- the hisF gene encoding imidazole glycerol phosphate synthase subunit HisF, with amino-acid sequence MTLCTRIIPCLDVADGRVVKGVNFTDLMDAGDPVEQAKVYDAAGADELCFLDISASHEGRGTMLDVVARTAEVCFMPLTVGGGVRQVEDARALLLAGADKVAVNSAAVTRPELVAEIADRFGAQCVVAAIDARRNGDHWEVYTHGGRRPTGINALDHALNLTRLGAGEILLTSMDKDGTRDGYDLELTRLVADSVPVPVIASGGVGNLDHMVEGVTKGHASALLAASIFHFGQYSLAEAHEALAKAGLTVRHPPE; translated from the coding sequence ATGACCCTTTGTACCCGAATTATCCCTTGTCTGGATGTTGCCGATGGGCGGGTCGTGAAAGGCGTTAATTTTACCGATTTAATGGATGCAGGCGATCCAGTCGAGCAAGCCAAAGTCTATGATGCTGCTGGGGCTGACGAATTATGCTTTCTGGACATTTCGGCCAGCCATGAAGGGCGCGGCACTATGCTGGATGTCGTCGCTCGTACGGCTGAAGTCTGTTTTATGCCCCTCACAGTTGGCGGCGGCGTGCGTCAGGTTGAAGATGCTCGTGCTTTGCTATTAGCTGGAGCTGACAAAGTCGCCGTTAATTCCGCTGCTGTCACTCGACCAGAATTGGTCGCAGAGATTGCTGACCGTTTCGGGGCGCAATGTGTGGTTGCTGCCATTGATGCTCGTCGTAATGGCGATCATTGGGAAGTCTATACCCATGGCGGTCGTCGTCCGACGGGTATCAACGCGCTCGATCATGCCCTTAATTTGACGCGTTTGGGAGCAGGTGAAATCCTTCTGACTTCCATGGATAAGGACGGGACCAGAGACGGCTATGATCTGGAATTAACGCGTCTGGTTGCTGATTCCGTGCCCGTTCCTGTTATTGCCAGTGGTGGGGTTGGGAATCTCGATCATATGGTCGAAGGGGTGACCAAAGGTCATGCCAGCGCGTTGCTCGCTGCCTCTATTTTTCATTTTGGCCAATATAGCTTGGCAGAAGCCCATGAAGCCTTGGCAAAGGCTGGATTAACCGTGCGGCATCCGCCCGAATAA
- the ppc gene encoding phosphoenolpyruvate carboxylase, whose protein sequence is MTKPRTINQNPDLRYFGNLLGQVIKEQGGESLFNQIEQIRSAAIRRHRGIVDSTELSSRLADLDLNDMFSFAHAFLLFSMLANLADDRQGDALDPDANMASALKDIKAKGVSQQAIIDMIDKACIVPVLTAHPTEVRRKSMLDHYNRIAGLMRLKDAGQTVTEDGLPIEDALIQQITILWQTRPLMLQKLTVADEIETALSFLRETFLPVLPQLYAEWEKLLGSSIPSFIRPGNWIGGDRDGNPNVNADTIMLSLKRSSETVLTDYLNRLDKLLSNLSVSTDMVSVSDDILRLADKSGDDAAIRADEPYRRALNGIYDRLAATYRQIAGRNPSRPALRSAEAYKRPQELLADLKTLAEGLGKLAEGSFKALIRSVETFGFHLATLDLRQNSQVHERVVNELLRTAVVEADYLSLSEEDRVKLLRRELSQPRTLFVPRADYSEETRSELDIIQAAARAHEIFGPESITTYLISNGESISDILEVYLLLKEAGLYQGGAKPKAAIEAAPLFETVADLENAPKVMEEWFKLPEAQAIAKAHGVQEVMVGYSDSNKDGGYLTSVWGLYKACLALVPIFEKAGVQIQFFHGRGGSVGRGGGSNFNAILSQPAGAVKGRIRYTEQGEVVAAKYGTHESAIAHLDEAVAATLITSLEAPTIVEPEFSRYRKALDQISDSAFQTYRQLVYGTKGFRKFFSEFTPLPEIALLKIGSRPPSRKKSDRIEDLRAIPWVFSWSQVRVMLPGWFGFGQALYDFEDTELLQEMASRWPFFRTTIRNMEQVMARSDMTIAKHYLALVEDQTNGEAIYDSIADGWNKGCEGLLKATQQNWLLERFPAVDNSVQMRRPYLEPLNYLQVELLKKWRGGDTNPHILESIQLTINAIATALRNSG, encoded by the coding sequence ATGACCAAGCCGCGCACAATTAATCAGAACCCAGACCTTCGCTATTTTGGTAACCTGCTCGGTCAGGTTATTAAGGAACAAGGCGGAGAGTCTTTATTCAACCAGATCGAGCAAATTCGCTCTGCCGCGATTAGACGCCATCGGGGTATTGTTGACAGCACCGAGCTAAGTTCTCGCTTAGCCGATCTTGACCTTAATGACATGTTCTCTTTTGCACATGCCTTTTTGCTGTTTTCAATGCTGGCCAATTTGGCTGATGATCGTCAGGGAGATGCCCTTGATCCTGATGCCAATATGGCAAGTGCCCTTAAGGACATAAAAGCCAAAGGCGTCAGTCAGCAGGCGATCATTGATATGATCGATAAAGCCTGCATTGTGCCTGTTCTGACAGCACATCCGACCGAAGTGCGTCGGAAAAGTATGCTTGACCATTATAATCGCATTGCAGGTTTAATGCGGTTAAAAGATGCTGGACAAACGGTGACCGAAGATGGTCTTCCGATCGAAGATGCGTTAATCCAGCAAATCACGATATTATGGCAGACTCGTCCGCTCATGCTGCAAAAGCTGACCGTAGCCGATGAAATCGAAACTGCCCTGTCTTTCTTAAGAGAAACTTTTCTGCCTGTTCTGCCCCAGCTTTATGCAGAATGGGAAAAATTGCTTGGTAGTTCTATTCCAAGCTTTATCAGACCTGGTAATTGGATTGGTGGTGACCGTGACGGTAACCCCAATGTCAATGCCGATACGATCATGCTGTCTTTGAAGCGCAGCTCGGAAACGGTATTGACGGATTATCTCAACCGTCTTGATAAACTGCTTTCCAATCTTTCGGTCTCAACCGATATGGTTTCGGTATCCGATGATATTCTACGTCTAGCCGATAAAAGTGGTGACGATGCTGCGATCCGTGCGGATGAACCTTATCGTCGTGCCTTAAATGGTATTTATGACCGTTTAGCCGCTACCTATCGTCAGATCGCCGGTCGCAACCCTTCGCGCCCAGCCTTGCGTTCTGCAGAAGCCTATAAACGGCCTCAAGAATTGCTGGCTGATTTGAAGACCTTGGCCGAAGGCTTGGGTAAATTGGCAGAAGGTAGTTTTAAGGCATTGATCCGTTCGGTTGAAACCTTTGGTTTCCATTTGGCTACCCTCGATCTGCGTCAGAATTCGCAGGTTCATGAAAGAGTTGTCAATGAACTGCTACGGACAGCCGTCGTTGAAGCCGATTATTTATCTCTATCGGAAGAAGATCGCGTTAAGCTGTTAAGAAGGGAATTGTCGCAGCCGCGCACTCTATTCGTTCCGCGCGCCGATTATTCCGAAGAGACGCGTTCTGAACTTGATATTATTCAGGCGGCGGCACGCGCCCATGAAATTTTTGGCCCTGAATCCATTACGACTTATTTGATTTCGAATGGCGAAAGCATTTCCGATATTCTTGAAGTCTATTTACTTTTGAAAGAAGCAGGGCTGTATCAAGGGGGTGCCAAGCCAAAAGCGGCGATTGAAGCTGCGCCTTTATTCGAGACGGTGGCCGATCTTGAAAATGCGCCAAAGGTCATGGAGGAATGGTTCAAGCTGCCTGAAGCGCAAGCCATTGCAAAGGCACATGGCGTTCAGGAAGTGATGGTTGGCTATTCTGACTCCAATAAGGACGGCGGATATCTGACCTCGGTTTGGGGTCTTTATAAGGCTTGCCTCGCTTTGGTGCCGATTTTTGAAAAAGCCGGTGTGCAGATCCAGTTTTTCCATGGACGGGGTGGTTCCGTTGGTCGCGGTGGTGGTTCCAACTTTAATGCCATTCTGTCGCAGCCAGCCGGAGCCGTCAAAGGGCGTATCCGTTATACAGAACAGGGTGAAGTCGTGGCGGCCAAATATGGCACCCATGAAAGCGCTATTGCCCATCTGGATGAGGCCGTAGCGGCGACTTTGATTACGTCTTTGGAAGCACCGACCATTGTCGAGCCAGAGTTTAGTCGTTACCGTAAGGCCTTGGATCAGATCTCAGATTCAGCTTTCCAGACCTATCGCCAATTGGTCTATGGAACGAAGGGCTTCCGCAAATTCTTTAGTGAATTTACGCCTTTGCCAGAAATTGCTCTTTTAAAGATCGGGTCACGCCCACCTAGCCGCAAAAAATCCGACCGGATTGAAGATCTACGCGCTATTCCTTGGGTGTTTAGCTGGTCTCAAGTTCGGGTCATGTTACCCGGTTGGTTCGGTTTCGGTCAGGCTTTATATGACTTTGAAGATACCGAGCTGTTACAGGAAATGGCAAGCCGTTGGCCGTTTTTCCGCACGACTATTCGTAATATGGAACAGGTGATGGCACGTTCCGATATGACGATCGCCAAGCATTATCTGGCCTTGGTTGAGGATCAGACAAATGGTGAGGCTATCTATGATTCTATCGCGGATGGCTGGAATAAAGGTTGTGAAGGTCTGTTAAAGGCAACCCAGCAGAATTGGCTGTTGGAACGCTTTCCGGCGGTTGATAACTCGGTGCAGATGCGTCGGCCTTATCTGGAACCGCTTAATTACTTACAGGTCGAATTGCTGAAGAAATGGCGTGGAGGTGATACCAACCCGCATATCCTCGAATCTATTCAGCTGACAATCAATGCCATTGCGACGGCACTTCGCAACAGCGGTTGA
- a CDS encoding phosphoribosyl-ATP diphosphatase translates to MSEETLAYIESVIAERRKASPEDSYVSSLFHRGTAHIAQKVGEEAVETVIAALAQDKKSLESEAADLIFHLAVLLADRGSSFENVFSELRRREGVSGHAEKAARPKS, encoded by the coding sequence ATGTCTGAAGAAACATTAGCCTATATCGAATCCGTTATTGCTGAACGGCGCAAAGCCTCTCCAGAAGATTCCTATGTTTCTTCTCTCTTTCATCGTGGCACTGCCCATATCGCCCAGAAAGTCGGCGAAGAAGCCGTAGAAACTGTTATTGCGGCCTTGGCTCAAGATAAAAAATCACTGGAGAGTGAAGCGGCTGATCTCATTTTTCATCTAGCTGTTTTATTAGCTGACCGTGGTAGCAGCTTTGAAAATGTCTTTTCGGAATTAAGACGACGTGAAGGCGTCTCCGGTCATGCTGAAAAAGCGGCACGACCAAAATCCTAA
- the hisA gene encoding 1-(5-phosphoribosyl)-5-[(5-phosphoribosylamino)methylideneamino]imidazole-4-carboxamide isomerase encodes MTDSLIIFPAIDLKEGHVVRLSEGDMDRATIYDDDPAARARQFYEAGARYLHVVDLDGAFAGHAMNAAAVDAIVKAFPGTIELGGGIRDMNAIDGWLSRGISRVVIGTAAFENPDLVKEAAQKYPGQIVVAVDARDGMVTTKGWAEQSEISVTDMAERFADAGVVALLYTDVGRDGLKKGCNSEATLALAAATDIPVIASGGVKDIGDIELLARHTKDGIEGVICGRAIYDGSLDLKAALAIARQGGASA; translated from the coding sequence ATGACGGATTCACTGATTATTTTTCCTGCCATTGATCTGAAAGAAGGTCATGTTGTTCGCCTGTCCGAAGGCGATATGGATCGTGCTACCATTTATGATGATGATCCAGCCGCTCGCGCCCGCCAATTTTATGAGGCGGGTGCCCGTTATTTGCATGTAGTTGATCTTGACGGTGCTTTTGCCGGCCATGCCATGAACGCGGCGGCGGTTGACGCTATTGTAAAGGCCTTTCCCGGCACTATCGAACTTGGCGGTGGTATTCGGGATATGAACGCGATTGATGGCTGGCTTTCTCGGGGCATCAGCCGCGTTGTCATTGGGACAGCGGCTTTTGAAAACCCTGATCTAGTGAAGGAAGCCGCCCAAAAATATCCGGGACAGATCGTGGTCGCGGTCGATGCACGTGATGGTATGGTCACTACCAAAGGTTGGGCAGAGCAGTCAGAAATTTCTGTCACTGATATGGCTGAACGTTTTGCTGACGCAGGTGTCGTTGCATTACTTTACACGGATGTGGGTCGGGATGGCTTAAAAAAGGGCTGTAACAGCGAGGCCACCTTAGCTTTGGCCGCCGCAACGGACATTCCGGTTATTGCCAGCGGTGGGGTCAAAGATATTGGTGATATCGAATTGCTGGCACGCCATACAAAAGACGGCATCGAAGGTGTTATCTGTGGTCGAGCTATTTATGACGGCTCACTTGATCTGAAAGCGGCTTTAGCTATTGCCCGCCAAGGAGGAGCTAGCGCATGA
- a CDS encoding SspB family protein has translation MNEESFDSLIPYDEIVQEALRAVVGRVLGTVQAEGGLPGDHHFYITFKTQASGVSVPPHLLARFPEEMTIVIQNRFWDLVVESDHFSIGLSFGGIPSNLVIPYSAITNFVDPSVHFALQFEAQFEEVVDSEENEPEPEKRPLPEAKPIEEGSNVVSVDFSRKK, from the coding sequence ATGAATGAGGAAAGCTTTGACAGTCTGATTCCGTATGATGAGATCGTCCAAGAAGCCCTGCGCGCTGTTGTTGGTCGCGTTTTAGGGACAGTACAGGCAGAGGGCGGCCTCCCCGGAGATCATCATTTCTATATCACCTTTAAAACACAGGCATCCGGTGTTTCTGTACCGCCGCATCTGTTAGCCCGATTCCCTGAAGAAATGACGATTGTCATTCAGAATCGCTTTTGGGATTTGGTCGTAGAATCCGATCATTTTAGTATCGGTCTTTCTTTTGGTGGTATCCCGTCCAATCTGGTTATCCCCTATTCCGCGATCACCAATTTCGTCGATCCTTCGGTTCACTTTGCCTTGCAATTTGAAGCCCAGTTCGAAGAAGTCGTTGATTCGGAAGAGAATGAACCGGAGCCGGAAAAACGGCCATTGCCTGAAGCCAAACCTATCGAAGAAGGGTCGAATGTCGTTTCGGTTGATTTCAGCCGTAAAAAATAG
- the hisB gene encoding imidazoleglycerol-phosphate dehydratase HisB, translating into MQRIASIHRQTAETDVHIHLNLDGHGQYNVKTGIGFFDHMLDQLFRHSLIDCDVTVKGDLHIDPHHTIEDCALALGQAVQQALGDKAGITRFSHAYAPMDEALSRVAIDISGRPYLVWHSAFTQPRLGDLDTEMLEHWFLSFAQGAGLTLHVETLYGRNNHHIAESLFKALALALRQAVAIDAGKQGQIPSTKGSL; encoded by the coding sequence ATGCAGCGTATAGCCTCAATCCATCGTCAAACCGCCGAAACCGATGTTCATATCCACCTTAATCTGGATGGACATGGGCAATATAATGTCAAAACTGGCATTGGTTTCTTTGATCATATGTTAGATCAGCTTTTTCGCCACTCACTTATTGATTGCGATGTGACCGTCAAAGGCGATCTACATATTGATCCCCATCATACTATAGAAGATTGTGCACTTGCTCTCGGGCAGGCTGTTCAGCAGGCTTTGGGTGACAAAGCGGGCATTACTCGCTTTTCTCACGCCTATGCACCTATGGATGAAGCCTTGAGTCGGGTTGCCATTGATATTTCTGGCCGCCCTTATCTGGTTTGGCACTCCGCTTTCACTCAACCACGTTTGGGTGATCTTGATACCGAAATGCTGGAACATTGGTTTCTAAGTTTTGCTCAAGGGGCAGGACTTACCCTTCATGTTGAAACGCTTTACGGGCGCAATAACCATCATATTGCCGAAAGCCTGTTCAAAGCCTTGGCTCTGGCTTTACGTCAGGCCGTTGCTATTGATGCAGGGAAGCAAGGCCAAATACCTTCGACAAAGGGTAGTTTGTAA
- the hisH gene encoding imidazole glycerol phosphate synthase subunit HisH translates to MKNQASSTVALIDYGAGNLRSVANALLASGLARENLVVTANPDEVLQADRVVLPGVGAFASCMQALKAIPDMVPALEKAVLEKGRPFLGICVGMQLLADQGEEYGVHQGLGWIKGKVTPLRPNDPSCKVPHMGWNQIGLTTDSHPLLRAGEAYFLHSYAFVPEDESTLLATTEHGGLVTAAVGRDNIMGVQFHPEKSQSYGLEFLSRFLDWNP, encoded by the coding sequence GTGAAAAATCAGGCATCTTCAACAGTCGCTCTTATTGATTACGGTGCGGGTAATCTCCGTTCAGTTGCCAATGCATTATTGGCATCGGGATTAGCTCGCGAAAATCTAGTTGTTACCGCCAATCCCGATGAGGTTCTTCAGGCAGACCGTGTTGTTTTGCCGGGGGTAGGTGCCTTCGCTTCCTGTATGCAGGCGTTAAAGGCTATTCCTGATATGGTGCCCGCTTTGGAAAAGGCTGTTCTTGAAAAAGGACGGCCTTTTTTGGGTATCTGCGTCGGCATGCAGCTTCTCGCTGACCAAGGTGAAGAATATGGTGTCCATCAAGGTTTGGGTTGGATCAAAGGCAAGGTAACACCACTCCGCCCGAATGATCCTTCTTGTAAGGTGCCTCATATGGGATGGAACCAGATTGGGCTGACCACAGATTCGCATCCTCTTCTTCGGGCGGGTGAAGCCTATTTTCTGCATAGCTACGCTTTTGTGCCAGAAGACGAATCGACCTTATTAGCGACAACTGAACATGGCGGTCTTGTGACGGCCGCAGTCGGACGGGATAATATTATGGGTGTCCAATTCCACCCTGAAAAAAGCCAGAGCTATGGTCTAGAGTTTCTGTCCCGTTTTCTGGACTGGAATCCCTAA
- a CDS encoding amino acid permease codes for MIFGRVKPLDAILETAKKKSLHRSLGAFQLTMLGIGAIIGTGIFVLTAEAAQKAGPGMMLSFIIAACVCGVAAFCYAEMAAMVPVSGSAYTYSYAVMGELVAWMVGWALILEYAVAASAVSVGWSGYVVGLIEHLTGSHLPASVLVFTKGPFNGGIINLPAAFIALLIMSLLIRGTKESATASAILVVIKITALSLFIFLAIPAMKIENFHPFAPLGFSGISAAAASIFFAYVGFDAVSTAAEETKDPQRNMPIGLVGSLAICTLFYMLVSAGVIGGVGAQPVFDAAHQHALPAGSSEMAAACSTLKDSHVVCSNEALAWSLRKIGWNKVGNLIALAAGFALPSVILMMIFGQTRIFFVMSRDGLLPGFFAKVHPRFKTPYIVTVMTGLAVATFSAFFPVGILADISNAGTLFAFAMVAIAVLVLRHTDPKRHRPFKTPCIYLIAPLAALGCLYLFVSLPLMTLKMFFGWTVVGLVVYFLYGYRHSNIARNISDDEEA; via the coding sequence ATGATATTCGGGCGTGTGAAGCCTCTCGACGCCATTTTAGAAACAGCTAAAAAGAAATCTCTCCATCGTTCTTTAGGCGCTTTTCAGCTAACTATGCTGGGTATTGGCGCTATTATCGGTACCGGTATTTTTGTGTTAACGGCGGAAGCCGCACAAAAAGCAGGCCCCGGAATGATGTTGAGCTTTATTATTGCTGCCTGCGTTTGTGGGGTGGCAGCTTTTTGCTATGCTGAAATGGCCGCTATGGTACCCGTATCAGGGTCAGCTTATACCTATAGCTATGCCGTCATGGGCGAACTTGTTGCATGGATGGTCGGCTGGGCGCTTATTCTTGAATATGCTGTGGCGGCCAGTGCGGTTTCTGTCGGTTGGTCAGGCTATGTTGTCGGTTTAATTGAGCATCTAACAGGCTCTCATTTACCAGCTTCCGTCCTTGTTTTTACCAAAGGGCCTTTTAATGGCGGTATTATCAACCTTCCCGCTGCCTTTATTGCTCTTTTAATCATGTCTTTATTGATACGTGGTACCAAAGAAAGCGCTACTGCCAGCGCTATTCTGGTTGTTATCAAAATAACGGCACTTTCTCTTTTTATCTTTTTGGCTATTCCAGCTATGAAGATAGAAAATTTTCATCCTTTCGCACCTTTGGGTTTTTCAGGTATATCTGCGGCGGCGGCTTCTATCTTTTTTGCCTATGTCGGTTTTGATGCTGTTTCTACGGCAGCCGAAGAAACCAAGGATCCTCAACGGAATATGCCGATTGGCTTGGTCGGCTCACTTGCTATTTGTACTTTGTTTTATATGTTGGTTTCGGCAGGCGTTATTGGTGGCGTGGGGGCGCAACCTGTTTTTGATGCCGCTCATCAGCATGCGTTACCCGCAGGTAGTAGTGAAATGGCAGCCGCCTGTTCTACTCTGAAAGACAGCCATGTCGTCTGCTCTAATGAAGCCTTAGCATGGAGCCTTCGTAAAATCGGATGGAATAAAGTCGGCAATCTGATTGCGTTGGCAGCCGGTTTTGCCTTGCCGTCCGTTATTCTGATGATGATTTTTGGTCAGACCCGCATCTTTTTTGTGATGAGCCGTGACGGTTTGTTACCGGGATTTTTTGCTAAAGTGCATCCCCGTTTCAAAACGCCTTATATCGTGACTGTCATGACCGGCTTGGCCGTTGCTACTTTTTCGGCTTTCTTCCCTGTTGGTATTCTTGCTGACATTTCCAATGCAGGCACGTTATTCGCGTTTGCTATGGTTGCTATTGCTGTCTTGGTCTTGCGTCATACCGATCCGAAAAGACATCGGCCTTTCAAAACGCCTTGTATTTATTTGATTGCGCCTCTGGCCGCCTTGGGCTGTCTGTATCTTTTTGTCAGTCTGCCTTTAATGACATTAAAAATGTTCTTTGGCTGGACGGTCGTCGGACTGGTTGTCTATTTTCTCTATGGCTATCGTCACAGTAATATTGCTCGCAATATTTCAGATGATGAAGAGGCCTAA
- a CDS encoding histidine triad nucleotide-binding protein, translating into MTVDIHQPYDDNNIFARIIRGEIPCKKVFENDQVLAFHDINPQAPVHILVIPKGRYVSWDDFSEKASDTEIAALTQAVGQISRDPALNNGYRLIVNCGHDADQLVPHLHIHILSGKELGAKLIQS; encoded by the coding sequence ATGACTGTCGATATTCATCAACCCTATGATGATAACAATATCTTTGCCCGCATTATTCGCGGTGAAATCCCTTGCAAAAAGGTCTTTGAAAACGACCAAGTATTGGCCTTTCATGATATCAATCCTCAGGCGCCTGTTCATATCTTGGTTATTCCCAAAGGGCGCTATGTTTCATGGGATGATTTTTCTGAAAAGGCTTCAGATACAGAGATTGCTGCTTTAACGCAGGCAGTGGGTCAGATCAGCCGCGATCCAGCCTTAAACAACGGCTATCGGCTGATTGTGAATTGTGGCCATGATGCAGACCAGTTGGTGCCACATTTACATATTCATATTTTATCCGGCAAAGAATTGGGTGCCAAGCTCATCCAGTCATAA